From the genome of Cystobacter fuscus DSM 2262:
GGCGTGGTCGAGGCGGACATCGAGACGCAGAACGTGGAGATCGCCGGTCGGGTCACGGGCAACATCGCGGCCTCGGACAAGGTGGAGCTCAAGACGGACTGCCGCGTGGTGGGCGACATCCGGGCGCCGCGCATCCTCATCGCCGACGGAGCCTCCTTCAAGGGC
Proteins encoded in this window:
- a CDS encoding bactofilin family protein, producing MANTVIGSSIVIDGEISGDEDLVIQGTVKGKISLKESLYVEGSGVVEADIETQNVEIAGRVTGNIAASDKVELKTDCRVVGDIRAPRILIADGASFKGNVDMDIPKER